The Candidatus Manganitrophaceae bacterium sequence CATAAGGTGTCGCTCGATCAGGGCGACGCGGGCACCCAGGCTGGCGGCAATAGCCGCCGAAATGAGCCCTGCCGTACCGGCACCGATCACAACCAAGTTGTACTTTTCGGCGGGCTCCGGATTGATCCAGCCGTGCGGGTGGACGTTCTCAATAAGCGCCCGATTGTATGCGTCGTCGGGCAGCATCAGTATTTCCTTATTTCCTTCGTCCGAAGACGACATAACTTTTTCCTCTCCCGGAACGGGCTTAATTCGGCTGTTTATGGGTCACCCTATGTAAAACCAGATCTGCATAGAATGCACTTGCAGACTCACCCGTGTTGTCTGTGTCGGTCATCACCGCCACGCCGGATAATCTTGGCGGGTCTTCTCCAAAGAGGGAAAGATAGTCTTCATAAATATTACGTTCCTCGCAGACCCATTGGCCCACTTTTTCCTCCCCACTCTCAACCGCGACCATCTGGGCACGATCTGTAAATGCATTGGAGATTTCCTTTCCCTTTGGAATCCGGTTTGCCCAGATATAATTGAGCGCGCCTTTCGGGGGATACTCCCCTTCCCGCATCTTGGCGATGCGGAATAAAGATCGCTCTAGAAAACCAGACTTGTCCGGATCATATTTGAACGTGACATAAATACGAGCGGCGTAGTCGTCCCCTTTTTTCTTTGTCGCATCTCCCTTTGAAATAATTCCGTCAACCTTCCAACACCAGGAAAGGATCGGATAGACTTTCGGGTCGAGATCCAGCGGTCGGTAAAGGCCGGATGCAGATCGGTCACTTTTCGCCCGTATCACAGGGCGGCTCTTTTCTTGTATTAGCTTGTATTCAGTATGGCGGGAGACACTTCTGAATGTTAAGGGCTGCCAACCAACGGGAAGGTCATCCTCTTTCGTTTGATCACTCAGGAGACGCAGGCTCTCCTCCAATGCAAAAGAAGGTCTTGGCGACAGAGATCCCAAAAAAATAAAACTGATTGCCCACGGTATCAGAAAGAGATACAGACGCTTGGCACATTTCATCAAAGCCTCTTTCCTATCATTCCGAAACTGTATACTGACCACCTGAAAAACATCAAGAACCGGTAACCGTTTCGGGAAAAAATGGATGATCACACTTCCGGCAATGCGCAACATAAAAGCATTGACGTGAAGGCAGTTCACACCGCATCTCCATGTCGATCTCTGAGTCCTCTGAGGCTTTACATCTCGGACAAACCGGGGGAGGAAGATCATTTCTTTTCTTCTCCAGGGTACTCCGCTCATTCGAGATCTCATACACCGTTCCACAGGTCCGGCAGGTTCCTGTTGAAAGACATTCCCCATATCCCAGATCACACCGTAATGCGACATCGATTGTAGAATTGTGGCAGACAGGACAAGATGCCGCATTCAGCTTTTTTTGAATTTCAGTCAGATCTATTTCCATATCGACTCCTCCTCAAGTGGGTCCCATTTCTCCATTTAGACGACCTTTAAAGGGACTTAAGGACGCGCATAAACCTCGGTCTTTGGATGGAAGGCAGCCCACGCAAACCAGCAAGCAACCACGGTTGGAAGATCATCTCCATCCTTGTTTTTTATTCGTGCGGTCCGGGAATTTCGATCATACTCAATGCGAACCTCCTCCGCCCCCAACATATCGACAATAAAGACAGAACCTTTATCCAACTCTGGAAAGGGATAAGCCTTCGTAATGCCGTTTCTCTCCACGCCTAATATCCAGGTTTTTGGCGGGAAACGCGGGTCAATCTTTCCAACAGAAAATATAAGTCGGTCTGTATCCGCATAGCCTGCATACGGGTCACGACCGTAGTCTCTACGATAGCCGGTATCGGTAGAAAGAACCGGGGTTTGCGGATGTTCTTTCTTCCATGCTTTCTAGGTGGTGTGAATGAGAGGGAGAAGGGTCAGTCGAGACCCGATCATCTCCCCGGTAACGGCCTCTTTTCGGATTTGAGACCAGAGACTCTCGGTCTGGTGGTCGTACATCAAGACATCACTCTTATAGAGGAGACCAGACACCCCAAAGGTATATACCCTTCCATTAAATGTCGGGTCAAAAGCCATTCCTGTTCCGCAAAGGGGACAATAAGTGATAAACACTGGTCTACCACCGACGACATCATTTACGATTTCATGCCAGTTTAAAATATTGATTGGATAGGCCTTGGACTCTCCATGATGCACCAGACCGAGTACGCGGTCCTGATCCTTTATGAAGGTCGCCTGATCTACCCGGACAAATTTGGGCTCTAGAATGGCAGGGATGCCATCTTTAGGGGGCCCTCCGGAGCGAATCTCGGATCGGGGGATGCTATGTTTCGAGAAATCAAATCCCATCAAAAGTACAACGAGCGCGATGAGGAATATACTTTTAAGTCCTTTCATATCGGCCTCCTGCAGAGTCCTAAAGTAGAATAACATTTTACAGATCACCCATCAAACCGAGGGGGGGGGGTCCAAAGATCCAATTCTCAGATAAACCAAAGTGAATCCAGGGTGATCCTGCCGTATTAAAAAGATATCAATATCAGATCCAGAGTTTCTCTGATGTAGTCTGGCGTACAGTCTGCCCAGACTATTCCCATTTTATTCTTATGCTTGAACAAAATAGAAAAATATTGAAAAGTGTAATGAGGCTTACAAAAAGTCTATAAACTATCTGATATCATTTCGCTGTTTATGATTTAAAATCCGGAACAACACGACTTTCCCTAGGCGTTTGTCCTAATTCAAGGAGACCTGAAACGCAATGAATCGATTCACAAACGGACTTGTTTTAATCGTAGAAGATGACCCGAAAACATCCTCCATCCTCAGTCTTTATCTCCATGACGACGGATTTAAAACGATCCAGGCCACCGATGGCGCTGAAGCGCTTCGCCTATGGAAGGAATGCCAGCCCGAGTTCATCCTTCTGGACTGGATGATCCCGAATCTGGGCGGAATCGAGATTTGCCGGAAGAACCGCTCCAGGCCTGGATGGGAAGCCGAAAAAAGTGTGGGATGTTGATGTCAATATGCTCTGGTATGATGGGCAGTTTGATGCCGATACCTTTATGATTCGTGTTCCGGTCGGAGCAAGAGAAGACCTCCTTCATGTGAACTATAAGATCTATTCACTGGTTCGGGAAGAATTCTCGCCCGCAACGGTCATGCTCGATAAAAAAACCAGTGTCGCTTTCCCTTTCAAGGGACTCGATTCTGTTTGGGTTCCGATTGAGGCCCCATCAGTAACCCAAGTGACGGTAAAACACCCGCCGTTGGGGATGCTTCGCGGAATCTATACCTGGGGATGGCGGGAACACCCACCAAGAATCCATTTTCTCCAGCCGGTCTTTGAGATCGAGAATTTCCATAAAAAGAAAATGTTAGAGGAGAACCCCGGCAGCGGGATTAATCCAATAGAGCTAGACCCTCAAGGGAGAAGCTTTGCAGAACGCAATAAACTGCTATCCATCGCCTGGATCGGAGAGGCCGCTCCGGAGAAAAAAATGTATAAAGTAGCACAGGCAGTTATCAATGGATCTGATGCGGCAACCGTTTACACAATGCTAAACGAAACATCTGCGGGGACTTGGCAGGAGTGGGCCGATCTGGCTGAAAATCAGAAACAGCTTCCCCCCGAGGCATGGGAAGTTCTCCAGGATGAAGACGGCTTATCTCCCGGAGATTTTGGGGGCTACCGTTTTGTATCCGTTTACATGAATAATGAGATGTATGGAGCCGGGCCAAACGGAGGAGGTACGATCGAAGAGTTTACCCAAGGGGAGAAGGTGAAGGTAAAGGTCATTAACCTTGACAAGCAGACTCACTTTTTCCGGAATGTCGATTTCAGCAAGCCGCTCCATGACGATATCTCCAAACTCGGAAATGGAGGCAGCCACAGCTTCGAGATATTCGACTTCAAACCGACCTGCGGCGCGCCGAAAGTCGCTGAGGTCCAGTGGCGGGCGGGGTGGGGATTCCGTCCTCACTTTGACGTCATTCAGCAGCAGGATGTCTTTCCAGCAGCCGGAGACCAGGATGGCTTGCTGCCTTTCATTGATGGTAGGGGAACCATACTTAATGGTTACCAGTTTTCAACGGCGGACACAAATCCATTTGTATTTAATCCTCCACCATTCATCATTGGTAAATCGTTTGCAGATCCGATTTACAGCGCCTTCAAGAAGCCAATGGGTCAAATGGCCTTGTGATCGGTCAAAGGACCGAAGGATATGGGGAAGCAAAGATGTGCGACAATGCATCCCACCCGAAAGGAACACCCTGCGGCCGAATCAATCCAACCTTCAATCCTCATGGAAAGCTAAACTGGCCTCCTCCGCCGATGCGGTCAGACCCCAGTGGTCCACCATCATCGCTCCGGTTTCCTCCTTTCCTTCGGAATCCCGACGCTAATGGCGGCGATATCATCCCGCCGACACCGATCTGGAAGCCCTTCCTCTGGATCAACCCTAACAACGGATCCTTGCTGATCAATCCGAATGCAAATGTTTCCGATCCGACAACAGAGTACTGGGCTGATAAGACCTATGCCCATGGACGTCCAATCGCTGGCGGAAGAACTCTTGATGCGACGGTTGAAGCGCCTCGCGCGTCCGGAGAGATCTTCCATCAGTTTGATGATCTTTTCCACGACAATGCGATCTTTTCACCGCATGCCAGATAAGTCTTCGTCTCAGCTTTTCTGGATCTTTACTGGAGTCCCCCTGGAAACAGGGGGACTATTTTTATTGTAGGAAAGGCTACAGCATCGTATTATGAAATGTTCCTATACTAAATAAAAGATCTGTTGAAGGCTCCAGGTTTATTGCGAGGAGGTGTCATGGGCGGGTTGGATTTATTAAAGGGTTTCGGACGTGACCGCCGTCGTCATTTGACCGGGCCAGATCTCGACACCTTGAATCTCCTGGCCAACGTGGTTGAGGGGAGAGACCCCTATACCGCGGGGCACACCTGGCAGGTCTCCCGCTATGTGACTGCAACAGCAAAGCGTCTCGGCTGGTCGAAGGAAAGGGTCGCCTCTATCGAACTGGGCGCCCTCTTTCACGACCTTGGAAAGATATCGACGGAAGACTATATCTTGAAAAAATCCGGCAAGCTAACGCCTGAAGAGTTTGAAAAAATCAAGGCCCACCCGGCAGAAGGAAGGCGCTTGCTTCAAGGAGTTGAATTTCTTAAACCGGCGGCCGCGGGAATCTACTCTCACCATGAACGCTATGACGGAGACGGCTATCCGGAAGGATTGAGAGGAGATTCCTGCAGCAGGGCGAATTATCGCGATTGCCGATGTATTTGACGCACTGACCAGCCATCGCCCCTACCGACAGCCGATCAAGACCAATGAAGCCCTCGTCTATTTAAGAAAGCACAAGCGAACACATTTTGACCCTGAACTCGTCGATCTTTTTTTATCGATCTGGGATGAAGGAGTATTCGAAAAAACCGTTTTGCACAGCGATGGAGCGATCCCCCTCCTTGCTTGTCCGAAAGATGGCCAAACGATTGCGCTTGGGAAAAGGCATGCTGAAGGAGACGGCGCTTTTTGTCCGGTTTGTCAGACCCGATTTATCCTTGCCAGAAATAAGGACGCGTGGGAAGTCAGATTAACAGGCTAATTTTGTTCTAACGTACAGGTGAGTATGCCTCGCTCGCCTTCATGGTCTCTGGCCTTGTCTTTCAGGAGACGGATGCGGTTTACACCAAGATCCGATCGCCGACCTTGGATCTTTTGGGGTCTCCTTGATCATAATCAACCATTTTTGTTAATATCGCCTGTATGGAGTTTCAATCACTTCCGAGAGCGGTTTCATGCAGACTCGATTCCGCCTATCCCCACCATGCGAAAGGACCTGTGCCAACGGAGCCAAAAGACAGGATAATACTGCCCCTCGACTTTCATTCTGGAGAGGAGGCCTTAAGCGTCGTGGATCAATTGAAGGGCCATGTTGGGATGTTTAAGATTGGTCTCACGCTGTTTATGTCCGCAGAGGGAACAAAAATTATTCATCAAATTCACGAAGCGCTTGGCGGTGGAGAACGGATCTTCCTCGATATCAAGTTTAGCGATATTCCGCACACGGTTCGCGGCGTTTCATCCGCTGTTGTTTCAAAAACAGAAGTCAAATTCTTTACGGTGAACGCGCAGCAGGGCGAGCGGGCACTAAGGGCAGCGGTTGAAGCAATGCAAAATAGGACAAATGTCCTCGCGGTAACCGTCTTAACCAGTACGAGTGAAGAAGAATCACAAGACCTCGGCTACGCAATCCCCGTTTCAGAGCGCGTTGTAAAATATGCTGAAATGGCCAAAAAGGCCGGATGCGCCGGCGTAGTCTGCTCTGGACTGGAAGTGCAGGCCGTAAAAGAAAAATGTGGCCATCATTTTGTTGTTGTGACTCCCGGCATTCGCC is a genomic window containing:
- a CDS encoding response regulator; the protein is MNRFTNGLVLIVEDDPKTSSILSLYLHDDGFKTIQATDGAEALRLWKECQPEFILLDWMIPNLGGIEICRKNRSRPGWEAEKSVGC
- the pyrF gene encoding orotidine-5'-phosphate decarboxylase, translated to MEFQSLPRAVSCRLDSAYPHHAKGPVPTEPKDRIILPLDFHSGEEALSVVDQLKGHVGMFKIGLTLFMSAEGTKIIHQIHEALGGGERIFLDIKFSDIPHTVRGVSSAVVSKTEVKFFTVNAQQGERALRAAVEAMQNRTNVLAVTVLTSTSEEESQDLGYAIPVSERVVKYAEMAKKAGCAGVVCSGLEVQAVKEKCGHHFVVVTPGIRPTSMPVAKDDQRRVMTPGEAIRNGSDYLVIGRPIYLASNPVHAAQAVAEEIRGALEPT
- a CDS encoding HD domain-containing protein, which encodes MGGLDLLKGFGRDRRRHLTGPDLDTLNLLANVVEGRDPYTAGHTWQVSRYVTATAKRLGWSKERVASIELGALFHDLGKISTEDYILKKSGKLTPEEFEKIKAHPAEGRRLLQGVEFLKPAAAGIYSHHERYDGDGYPEGLRGDSCSRANYRDCRCI
- a CDS encoding DUF3047 domain-containing protein translates to MRHLVLSATILQSMSHYGVIWDMGNVFQQEPAGPVERCMRSRMSGVPWRRKEMIFLPRFVRDVKPQRTQRSTWRCGVNCLHVNAFMLRIAGSVIIHFFPKRLPVLDVFQVVSIQFRNDRKEALMKCAKRLYLFLIPWAISFIFLGSLSPRPSFALEESLRLLSDQTKEDDLPVGWQPLTFRSVSRHTEYKLIQEKSRPVIRAKSDRSASGLYRPLDLDPKVYPILSWCWKVDGIISKGDATKKKGDDYAARIYVTFKYDPDKSGFLERSLFRIAKMREGEYPPKGALNYIWANRIPKGKEISNAFTDRAQMVAVESGEEKVGQWVCEERNIYEDYLSLFGEDPPRLSGVAVMTDTDNTGESASAFYADLVLHRVTHKQPN